The proteins below come from a single Aegilops tauschii subsp. strangulata cultivar AL8/78 chromosome 6, Aet v6.0, whole genome shotgun sequence genomic window:
- the LOC109766123 gene encoding two-component response regulator ORR11, which produces MSSVAGGVVGTTAVFSGAGGGAPLHVLAVDDSSVDRAVISGILRSSRFRVTAVDSGKRALELLGSEPNVSMIITDYWMPEMTGYELLKKVKESSTLKQIPVVIMSSENVPTRISRCLEEGAEDFLMKPVRPSDVSRVFNRVLP; this is translated from the exons ATGTCGAGCGTCGCCGGAGGCGTGGTTGGGACGACGGCCGTGTTTTcgggggccggcggcggcgcgcctCTTCACGTTCTCGCGGTGGACGATAGCTCCGTCGACCGCGCCGTCATCTCCGGCATCCTTCGCAGCTCTCGGTTCCGTG TGACGGCCGTGGATAGCGGGAAGAGGGCCCTGGAGCTGCTAGGATCG GAGCCCAACGTGAGCATGATAATTACGGACTACTGGATGCCGGAGATGACGGGATACGAGCTCCTAAAGAAGGTCAAG GAGTCATCCACGCTGAAGCAGATCCCCGTGGTGATCATGTCCTCGGAGAACGTGCCGACAAGGATCAGCAG ATGCTTGGAGGAAGGCGCAGAGGATTTCCTGATGAAGCCCGTCCGGCCGTCGGACGTGTCGCGGGTGTTCAACCGGGTGCTCCCATGA